One part of the Treponema peruense genome encodes these proteins:
- a CDS encoding phage portal protein encodes MNILNAFHGYTVEEVTGIKTNITNEMYRAINLWADMASGHAPWNEKSPSCGILDQIAGRLHMMVSREIGLEVNNPAIEKAMYHLNDNVDKIVDYITLFGGCVARPVFSNGKLQYQLIPLGNYLPTRYDFDGTLTGALILKQIINGQHKFLLTEEHLYENENHSVKCTLYNNDEQTLRKVSLASCPQTENLTEEYTWHNVKQPMIIEFRSHCVNKIDGSNVPVALIGAEGVPYLVKCADEQFERMNWEQKSGERKMWADRDLFVKREKKGNKVVGSYITGNEDLNRLIMQVEGDGSLDYAKVKEVSPTLRTAEQNAMFQQILRRIELTMNIGKGTISDAESVQQTATQYNGGRQELYAIVDKIEDEIEVKYQTCADVFAYMAAAYGLGSADSTIVIKWNDDATRKDITAAKQIELQEIASGVRAPWEYRRDFMGEDEETAKVNVPQAQTQGIEDIFGKE; translated from the coding sequence ATGAATATACTGAATGCTTTTCACGGATACACTGTTGAAGAAGTTACAGGAATAAAAACAAACATCACGAATGAGATGTACAGGGCAATCAATCTGTGGGCAGATATGGCAAGCGGTCATGCGCCCTGGAACGAAAAGTCTCCTTCTTGCGGAATACTTGATCAGATTGCAGGAAGACTTCACATGATGGTGTCGCGTGAGATTGGGCTTGAAGTGAATAATCCTGCTATTGAAAAAGCGATGTATCATCTTAATGACAATGTTGACAAGATTGTCGATTATATTACGCTTTTTGGCGGTTGCGTGGCGCGTCCTGTTTTTTCTAACGGGAAGTTGCAGTATCAGCTTATTCCGCTTGGGAATTATCTTCCGACAAGATACGATTTTGACGGAACGCTTACAGGTGCTCTTATTTTGAAACAGATTATCAACGGGCAGCACAAGTTTTTGCTGACTGAAGAACATCTGTATGAAAACGAAAATCACTCTGTAAAATGCACTCTTTATAATAATGATGAGCAGACTTTGCGCAAAGTGTCGCTTGCAAGTTGTCCGCAGACTGAAAATCTTACAGAAGAATATACGTGGCATAATGTAAAACAGCCGATGATTATTGAATTCAGAAGCCACTGTGTAAACAAGATTGACGGTTCAAATGTTCCTGTTGCTCTTATCGGAGCGGAAGGCGTTCCTTACCTGGTAAAATGTGCAGATGAACAGTTTGAGCGAATGAACTGGGAGCAGAAATCGGGTGAACGCAAAATGTGGGCGGATCGTGATTTGTTTGTTAAACGCGAGAAAAAAGGCAACAAGGTTGTAGGTTCGTATATTACAGGAAACGAAGACTTAAACCGTCTTATTATGCAGGTTGAAGGTGACGGCTCTCTTGATTATGCAAAAGTAAAAGAAGTCTCTCCTACTCTTCGTACAGCTGAACAGAATGCAATGTTCCAGCAGATATTGCGCCGCATTGAACTTACAATGAATATCGGCAAGGGAACTATTTCTGACGCGGAAAGTGTTCAGCAGACGGCTACCCAGTACAACGGCGGAAGACAGGAACTTTACGCAATCGTTGACAAGATTGAAGATGAAATTGAAGTGAAGTACCAGACTTGCGCTGATGTGTTTGCTTATATGGCAGCCGCTTACGGTTTGGGAAGTGCTGATTCAACTATTGTAATCAAATGGAATGATGACGCGACACGCAAAGATATTACTGCCGCAAAACAGATTGAACTTCAGGAAATTGCTTCCGGAGTACGCGC
- a CDS encoding PBSX family phage terminase large subunit, with amino-acid sequence MTIDSNTIFPTMFNNDFRDIVNHKFTEYCEKGGRGSCKSSFLSIAIIWLMVNNPDFNALVLRKVADTLSDSVYEQLLWAIDVLGLTDRFKATKSPLRIIYTKTGQRIIFRGADEPKKIKSIKLKRGYFAITWFEELTEFSAEDVETIKLSTMRGGDKFWIFYSFNPPSSARNWCNKEFKSSRKNTLIHRTDYRGVPQEWLGQAFFEEALSLKERNERAYRNIFLGEPTGTGRNVFENVTLREITQKEIDSFDYCFYGIDWGYYPDPFAYVQMAYNPAKKTLYIFDELELLKHGNEQASNALEEHLLNWYGTDVNGHCKVNYKNDRIVVDSAEDKSIGDFILYGWNIKAAIKGPHSREPGYKWLQSLNEIVIDPARAPHSADEFSLYEYEIDRKSGEILSGYPEGQADHCMSAVRYAMESVWRRRGG; translated from the coding sequence ATGACGATTGATTCAAACACTATTTTTCCGACAATGTTCAACAATGATTTTCGCGATATTGTAAATCACAAGTTTACAGAATACTGCGAAAAAGGCGGACGCGGTTCTTGTAAGTCGTCGTTTTTGTCGATTGCGATTATTTGGCTTATGGTAAACAATCCCGACTTTAACGCGCTTGTTTTGCGTAAGGTTGCAGACACTCTTTCTGATTCTGTGTATGAACAGTTGCTTTGGGCTATCGATGTGCTGGGACTTACTGACCGTTTTAAGGCTACAAAGTCACCTCTTAGAATTATTTACACAAAGACAGGGCAAAGAATAATTTTCCGTGGTGCTGATGAGCCGAAGAAAATCAAATCGATAAAACTTAAGCGCGGTTATTTTGCGATTACGTGGTTTGAAGAACTTACAGAATTTTCTGCCGAAGATGTGGAAACTATTAAACTTTCAACAATGCGCGGTGGGGATAAGTTTTGGATTTTCTACAGTTTTAATCCTCCTTCTTCTGCAAGAAACTGGTGCAATAAAGAGTTCAAATCGTCTCGGAAAAACACTCTTATTCACAGGACAGACTACCGCGGAGTTCCACAGGAATGGCTTGGGCAGGCTTTTTTTGAAGAAGCGCTTTCTCTTAAAGAACGAAATGAAAGAGCGTACAGAAATATTTTTTTGGGTGAGCCGACAGGAACAGGGCGCAACGTTTTTGAAAATGTAACACTCCGTGAAATTACGCAGAAAGAGATTGATTCTTTTGATTACTGTTTTTACGGCATTGACTGGGGATATTACCCTGACCCGTTTGCTTATGTTCAGATGGCTTATAATCCTGCAAAGAAAACGCTTTACATTTTTGATGAACTTGAACTTTTGAAGCACGGAAACGAACAGGCAAGCAACGCGCTTGAAGAACATCTTTTGAATTGGTACGGAACTGATGTAAACGGGCACTGTAAAGTGAATTACAAGAATGACAGAATTGTTGTCGACAGTGCGGAAGACAAGAGTATCGGAGATTTTATTCTTTACGGCTGGAATATCAAAGCTGCAATCAAAGGACCGCACAGTAGAGAGCCGGGCTACAAATGGCTTCAAAGTCTTAATGAAATTGTAATTGATCCTGCAAGGGCTCCGCATAGTGCAGATGAGTTTTCTTTGTATGAATATGAAATTGACAGAAAGTCTGGCGAAATATTGAGCGGATACCCGGAAGGACAGGCAGACCACTGTATGTCGGCGGTGCGCTATGCAATGGAATCTGTCTGGAGAAGAAGAGGCGGTTAA
- a CDS encoding DUF1064 domain-containing protein, which translates to MNFSKYHAKPVTIDGIRFASQKEGSRYCELKVLARAGKISDLQLQVPFVLSKAHRRTGEKRMTSGKKYVADFVYYDCINKRQVVEDVKGFRTKEYLVKREWMFEKYGIEIHEV; encoded by the coding sequence TTGAACTTTAGTAAATATCATGCAAAACCTGTAACAATCGACGGAATACGGTTTGCTTCCCAAAAGGAAGGAAGCCGATATTGTGAACTTAAGGTACTTGCACGCGCTGGGAAGATTTCTGACTTGCAGTTGCAGGTGCCTTTTGTTTTGTCAAAAGCTCATCGCAGGACTGGCGAAAAGAGAATGACTTCCGGCAAGAAATATGTTGCCGACTTTGTCTATTACGACTGCATTAACAAACGGCAAGTCGTGGAAGATGTAAAAGGATTCCGCACTAAAGAATACCTGGTAAAGCGCGAATGGATGTTTGAAAAGTACGGAATTGAAATCCATGAAGTGTGA
- a CDS encoding helix-turn-helix domain-containing protein, with the protein MNKYILLQEAANELGVPKNNLYYYCKNRGFKMVAQKKIMGKAYSSISLEDFEKLKAIYKRSPDSIGINDAAAQLGIDRGALYQRINRAGIKCELFGRVKYIKRSDFEKMQADAAGDFDALPVSTAIERLGLPCSTFYNYADKLKIKTFRKNRRGWINNSDFAKLKDWLKNKLVASSEKEHQGNSSSEKKEIKVRPRMEFYKVDEFRDGHWWVFRCGFSQQEAETLAAELSAPGALFRASPHIIRRYNKKIVNGTGRSKLKKDFRIWI; encoded by the coding sequence ATGAATAAATATATTTTATTGCAGGAAGCGGCGAACGAGCTGGGAGTGCCAAAAAATAATTTATATTATTATTGCAAAAATCGCGGGTTTAAAATGGTTGCTCAAAAGAAAATCATGGGCAAAGCTTACAGTAGTATATCGCTTGAAGATTTTGAAAAGTTGAAGGCGATATATAAGCGGAGCCCGGATAGTATCGGCATAAACGATGCTGCGGCCCAATTGGGAATAGACAGAGGCGCGCTCTATCAGAGAATTAATAGAGCCGGAATAAAATGCGAATTGTTCGGACGCGTGAAATATATAAAGCGCTCCGATTTTGAAAAAATGCAGGCTGATGCCGCCGGAGATTTTGACGCGCTGCCGGTTTCTACAGCTATAGAGCGTTTAGGTTTGCCATGTTCAACATTTTACAACTATGCAGATAAATTGAAAATTAAAACATTCAGAAAAAACCGGCGCGGCTGGATCAATAATTCAGACTTCGCAAAGTTGAAAGATTGGTTAAAAAATAAGCTTGTAGCCAGTAGCGAAAAAGAACATCAGGGAAATAGCAGCAGTGAAAAAAAAGAAATAAAAGTACGCCCACGCATGGAGTTTTACAAAGTCGATGAGTTCAGGGACGGTCATTGGTGGGTATTTCGTTGCGGATTTTCACAACAGGAAGCGGAAACACTGGCCGCGGAGCTGTCAGCTCCCGGGGCGTTATTCCGGGCAAGCCCGCATATTATACGGCGGTATAATAAAAAGATTGTTAACGGAACAGGAAGATCAAAACTCAAAAAAGATTTTAGGATCTGGATTTAG
- a CDS encoding DUF6291 domain-containing protein encodes MNKFKSFVFSETTKKQIDLMPTPEMKLKFYEAVTNYGMFGIEPENLNEIEMIIWLPMKDLIDNSKSSKGGAPSGNQNAQRKNLNNEENNEATDFSKNNSNYEKQPKQLEKVENNLKTTETTCFEEKQPKQPENNQTTLNNHNLNHNDNLNGNGNERENHNLNASEVVFGSLSPSQTEYSKKIFEIFKKARLPCARENEISFLQTDFKNALSVIHRKEELQNVHSDDIIQACRNFTDIYSNPGTYCGFRQKIGFYQLVQKQWFYDLLPANFDKNRFGVRTNNQEETRKTPEQIETQLLDEMKDDPRFIPKIFEHYHNEWVERGMPTGASYFGFQYEKCLSGYGQKLKSDFENEMRGSYGGQKSN; translated from the coding sequence ATGAATAAATTTAAAAGTTTTGTTTTTTCAGAGACAACAAAAAAACAGATTGACTTAATGCCGACCCCGGAAATGAAACTGAAATTCTACGAGGCGGTCACAAACTATGGAATGTTCGGAATTGAGCCGGAAAACCTTAATGAGATAGAGATGATTATATGGCTCCCTATGAAAGACCTTATCGACAACTCAAAATCATCAAAAGGAGGCGCACCCAGCGGAAACCAGAACGCACAAAGAAAGAATCTCAATAATGAAGAAAACAACGAAGCAACTGATTTTTCTAAAAACAACTCAAATTATGAAAAACAACCAAAACAACTAGAAAAAGTTGAAAACAACCTAAAAACAACCGAAACAACCTGTTTTGAAGAAAAACAACCAAAACAACCCGAAAACAACCAAACAACCCTTAATAATCATAATCTTAATCATAATGATAATCTAAATGGTAATGGGAATGAGAGAGAGAATCATAATCTTAATGCAAGCGAAGTTGTTTTTGGCTCTCTCTCTCCTTCTCAAACTGAATATTCAAAAAAAATATTTGAGATTTTCAAAAAAGCCAGGCTTCCGTGCGCAAGAGAAAACGAAATCTCATTTCTGCAAACTGATTTCAAGAACGCACTTTCTGTAATCCACAGGAAGGAAGAGCTCCAGAACGTGCACAGCGACGACATAATCCAGGCTTGCAGGAATTTCACGGACATCTACTCAAACCCCGGCACGTACTGCGGATTCAGGCAGAAGATTGGCTTCTACCAGCTTGTGCAAAAACAGTGGTTCTATGACCTTCTCCCTGCCAATTTTGACAAAAACAGGTTTGGAGTCCGAACCAACAACCAGGAAGAAACACGGAAAACGCCGGAGCAGATAGAGACACAGCTTCTTGATGAAATGAAAGACGATCCGCGCTTTATTCCAAAAATCTTTGAGCATTACCACAACGAATGGGTCGAGAGAGGAATGCCGACTGGCGCAAGTTATTTTGGATTCCAGTACGAGAAGTGCCTTTCAGGCTACGGACAGAAGCTGAAGTCAGACTTTGAAAACGAAATGAGAGGAAGCTATGGCGGACAGAAGAGCAACTGA
- a CDS encoding single-stranded DNA-binding protein: protein MTDINKTVLVGRLTKDIDIKYTNSGAPIGNMSIAVNRSRKQDGQWVDEASFFDVKIYGKMAESLRPYLTKGKQIAVEGFLKQERWQKDGQNFSRVTVGAENVQLLGGNSGNDSQHQNNDYGYYGN from the coding sequence ATGACAGATATAAATAAGACAGTCCTTGTAGGACGACTGACTAAAGACATCGACATAAAATATACGAACAGCGGCGCGCCCATCGGCAACATGTCAATCGCCGTGAACAGAAGCCGGAAACAGGACGGCCAGTGGGTCGATGAGGCAAGTTTTTTTGATGTGAAAATCTATGGAAAAATGGCGGAAAGCCTCCGGCCCTACCTGACCAAAGGAAAGCAGATAGCGGTCGAGGGCTTTTTAAAGCAGGAGCGGTGGCAGAAAGACGGTCAGAATTTCAGCCGTGTGACAGTCGGCGCGGAAAACGTCCAGCTTCTTGGCGGAAACTCCGGCAACGACAGCCAGCATCAGAACAACGACTACGGATACTACGGAAATTAA
- a CDS encoding DUF1351 domain-containing protein translates to MLESKDLELQSRLTIGTLESNAEAIRQVVLTHLKDYTPENYIGRADEAKADKALNSKRLELEREYMEPFNKFKITITETCKAIKAASAGLDEIVKAEEERERGEKWEKIEDYWNKTGFSLFDITDLAKITDIKKWTNKTAKLKDVLAEIDAIQKKTFDELKILEQFPQEDVSLLKTVYLDTLSITEAMQKANQLKANRERLAREQREREEVERFKKIQEQKKDEWKEEKKGGKRE, encoded by the coding sequence ATGCTTGAAAGTAAAGACTTAGAGCTGCAGAGCCGCCTCACAATTGGAACGCTGGAAAGCAACGCAGAGGCAATCAGGCAGGTTGTCCTGACCCACCTTAAAGACTACACACCGGAGAACTACATCGGAAGGGCTGACGAGGCGAAAGCCGACAAAGCCTTGAATTCAAAAAGGCTTGAACTTGAGCGCGAGTACATGGAGCCGTTCAACAAGTTCAAGATCACAATCACAGAAACCTGCAAGGCAATAAAAGCCGCAAGTGCCGGTCTTGATGAGATTGTCAAGGCGGAGGAAGAAAGGGAGCGCGGCGAAAAATGGGAGAAAATAGAGGACTACTGGAATAAAACAGGCTTCTCTCTCTTCGACATTACTGACTTAGCCAAGATAACAGACATCAAGAAATGGACGAACAAGACCGCGAAGCTGAAAGATGTTCTTGCCGAAATCGACGCAATCCAGAAGAAAACATTTGATGAACTCAAAATTCTGGAACAGTTCCCGCAGGAAGACGTATCACTTCTTAAGACGGTCTACCTTGACACACTGTCCATAACAGAAGCCATGCAGAAAGCGAACCAGCTCAAGGCGAACCGCGAAAGGCTCGCCAGAGAGCAGAGGGAGCGCGAGGAAGTAGAACGCTTCAAGAAAATCCAGGAGCAGAAAAAGGACGAATGGAAGGAGGAGAAAAAAGGCGGAAAGCGAGAATGA
- a CDS encoding glycosyltransferase family 4 protein, which produces MNESICLYIANFIYKFGGTESYTANLIEALQNINSQFKITVITEHFKNTKKLTVKELADRTNNAYGTKISSSNFYIEYILSTDKKSRLDYFLFEKKLQKITKKYDIFFYCSRGLLTGKAKTNIAIIHFPMDKKESFPAYQKFKLLKPIAKITDNNFKNSYSYFIPNSNFTAYWLKEKWQIPESKIKVLYPPVTIVEGKYNKIPYSIFISSRIEKSKKIEELIQAYTKSEFLSQNCTLTIAGSIKNEAPEYKDYLTKLNPKVNFIFEPDRNQIEELYKTSVVFWHAKGYKESNPYNMEHFGITTVEAMSAGCIPVVINKAGQKEIVTDECGFKWDTTQELVSNTEYIFSHPQEAKLLSANSIKRSKIFSKENYTIQMNSFINSLNNEDK; this is translated from the coding sequence ATGAACGAAAGCATATGTCTTTACATTGCCAACTTTATTTACAAATTTGGCGGAACAGAATCTTACACCGCCAATTTAATTGAGGCACTTCAAAATATAAATTCTCAATTTAAAATAACTGTTATAACAGAACACTTCAAAAATACAAAAAAACTTACAGTAAAGGAATTGGCAGATCGGACCAATAATGCTTATGGAACAAAAATAAGTTCTTCAAATTTTTATATAGAATATATACTTTCAACGGATAAGAAAAGTCGTCTGGATTATTTCCTTTTTGAAAAAAAACTTCAAAAAATTACAAAAAAATATGACATATTCTTTTATTGTTCCAGAGGCCTACTAACCGGAAAAGCAAAAACAAACATTGCAATTATTCATTTTCCAATGGATAAAAAAGAATCATTCCCGGCCTATCAAAAATTTAAACTTTTAAAACCCATAGCAAAAATTACAGATAATAATTTTAAAAATTCTTATTCCTACTTTATTCCCAACTCAAATTTTACAGCATATTGGTTAAAAGAAAAATGGCAGATTCCAGAATCAAAAATTAAAGTACTATATCCACCAGTAACAATTGTTGAAGGAAAATATAATAAAATACCTTATAGCATTTTTATTTCTTCGAGAATTGAAAAATCAAAAAAAATTGAAGAACTTATACAGGCGTATACCAAGTCAGAATTTCTATCCCAAAATTGCACACTTACAATTGCCGGTTCAATAAAAAATGAAGCCCCAGAATATAAGGATTATTTAACAAAACTTAACCCAAAAGTAAATTTCATTTTTGAACCTGATCGAAACCAAATAGAAGAATTATATAAAACTTCCGTTGTTTTCTGGCACGCAAAAGGTTATAAAGAATCAAATCCGTATAATATGGAACATTTCGGAATAACTACAGTAGAAGCAATGAGTGCAGGCTGTATTCCTGTTGTAATAAATAAAGCAGGACAAAAAGAAATTGTAACTGATGAATGCGGGTTCAAATGGGACACAACGCAAGAGCTTGTTTCAAATACTGAATATATTTTTTCTCATCCCCAAGAGGCAAAATTACTTTCAGCTAATTCCATAAAAAGAAGTAAAATATTTTCAAAAGAAAACTACACAATACAAATGAATTCTTTTATTAATTCATTAAACAACGAGGACAAATGA
- a CDS encoding glycosyltransferase family protein, producing the protein MKNPISKIKMQFRNLLNKTIEYNIIKQNLINNALTRTDSGVDENSPLIVSLTTYGKYINDVYIVIESLLEQTVKPKKIVLWISDKTEDTDIPAVLKLQEQRGLEIKKTKDIRSYKKLIPTLKEFPDNPIITFDDDCIYPFDAIESLYKNYCKDQNKIFCRVARRMKIKSKNSFMPYKTFPKEYIKEESNLVFPVGCGGTLYPPHCFDAEVFDEKTFQEICPLADDIWFKAMSLKNSVQSVCVQLNKEPYIDLDIFMQNQNGRLNASNVDKNKNDIQLAAVWNKFNLWNKM; encoded by the coding sequence ATGAAAAACCCAATATCCAAAATTAAAATGCAATTCCGTAATCTTCTTAATAAGACAATTGAATACAATATAATAAAGCAAAATTTAATCAATAACGCATTAACAAGGACAGACAGCGGTGTTGATGAAAACTCTCCGCTTATTGTAAGTCTTACAACTTATGGAAAGTACATAAATGACGTATATATTGTAATAGAAAGCTTACTGGAACAGACTGTAAAACCAAAAAAGATTGTTTTATGGATAAGTGATAAAACAGAAGATACTGATATCCCGGCAGTTTTAAAATTACAGGAACAAAGAGGTCTTGAAATAAAAAAAACAAAAGATATCCGTAGTTATAAAAAACTTATACCAACCTTAAAAGAATTCCCGGATAATCCAATAATAACATTTGATGATGATTGTATATACCCTTTCGATGCAATAGAATCACTTTACAAAAACTATTGTAAAGATCAAAATAAAATTTTTTGCAGAGTTGCCAGAAGAATGAAAATAAAATCAAAAAATTCTTTTATGCCTTATAAAACTTTTCCAAAAGAATATATTAAGGAAGAGTCAAATCTTGTATTTCCTGTTGGCTGTGGAGGAACACTCTACCCTCCTCATTGTTTTGATGCCGAAGTATTTGACGAAAAAACTTTTCAAGAAATTTGTCCACTAGCTGACGACATTTGGTTTAAAGCTATGTCATTAAAAAATAGCGTTCAAAGTGTGTGTGTTCAATTAAATAAAGAGCCTTATATAGATTTGGATATTTTTATGCAAAACCAAAATGGAAGGCTAAACGCATCAAATGTGGACAAAAATAAAAATGATATTCAGCTAGCGGCCGTCTGGAACAAATTCAATCTTTGGAATAAAATGTAA
- a CDS encoding ATP-binding protein: MQEIRKMPIGVQDFEDLRRNKYVYVDKTEYVYRLAQMGKVYFLSRPRRFGKSLLLSTLKQYFLGNKDIFKGLAIEKLENENPTSFDKVAWVKHPVIYIDLNSQKYEDKDSLKRILDFQLSAYEKKYSTEKPGIDFGVRFANLIRDAYNKTGRQAVVLVDEYDKPLLQTIDKPELFDDYRATLKAFYGVLKSEDASLRFSMLTGVTKFSQVSVWSDLNNLQDITMDPFYSSVCGISEEELHANLNAEVENLAATNKISVDECYSFLKAKYDGYHFCEDTEGIYNPFSLLNTLQSTKMRDYWFQTGTPTFLVQEIKRNNYDLRKLIDGVDVDSQRLTEYSVGGTNPIPILVQSGYLTIKGYDKEFDTYHLELPNEEVKYGFLNFLSPDFIGTKSFSFDSDFDVRKFVKDIRSANVDAFMTRLQSIIASLPYPTDAKNQTLEMLKYNFQVAVYLTFTLMGQFTQCEVHSIKGRADSVVETQDAVYIFEFKTNDSAENALAQIDELGYADKYSTCGKRIVKIGAEFNSEERKLVKWVRN; this comes from the coding sequence ATGCAAGAAATAAGAAAAATGCCGATTGGCGTGCAAGATTTTGAAGATCTCAGAAGGAACAAATATGTTTATGTTGATAAAACTGAATATGTTTACCGCCTTGCTCAAATGGGGAAAGTTTATTTTTTATCCCGCCCGCGTAGATTCGGAAAAAGTCTTCTGCTTTCAACTTTAAAACAATATTTTTTGGGCAATAAAGATATTTTTAAAGGTCTTGCAATTGAAAAACTTGAAAACGAAAATCCGACTTCATTTGATAAAGTTGCATGGGTAAAGCATCCTGTAATTTATATTGATTTGAACAGCCAGAAATATGAAGACAAAGATTCGTTAAAAAGAATTTTGGATTTTCAGTTATCAGCTTATGAAAAAAAATATTCAACAGAAAAACCCGGAATAGATTTTGGCGTTCGTTTTGCAAATCTTATTCGTGATGCTTATAACAAAACTGGTCGGCAGGCTGTAGTTCTTGTTGACGAATATGATAAACCTCTTTTGCAGACGATTGATAAACCGGAGCTTTTTGACGATTATCGTGCGACGCTAAAAGCTTTTTACGGCGTTTTAAAAAGTGAAGATGCAAGCCTGCGTTTTTCAATGCTGACTGGTGTTACAAAATTTAGTCAGGTTTCTGTCTGGAGCGATTTGAATAATCTGCAGGATATAACAATGGATCCTTTTTATTCTTCTGTCTGTGGAATTTCAGAAGAGGAACTTCATGCTAATTTAAATGCAGAAGTAGAAAATCTTGCGGCTACAAATAAAATTTCTGTTGACGAATGTTATTCTTTTCTTAAAGCAAAATATGACGGTTACCATTTTTGTGAAGATACAGAAGGAATTTACAATCCGTTCAGTTTGTTGAATACTTTACAGTCAACAAAAATGCGTGATTACTGGTTCCAGACTGGTACTCCGACTTTTTTGGTACAGGAAATCAAGCGTAACAATTACGATTTACGAAAATTAATTGACGGCGTTGATGTAGATTCTCAGCGGCTTACAGAATACAGCGTTGGCGGAACAAACCCGATTCCGATTCTTGTGCAGTCCGGTTATTTGACAATAAAAGGTTACGATAAAGAATTTGATACCTATCATTTAGAATTGCCGAATGAAGAAGTTAAATATGGGTTTTTGAATTTTCTTTCGCCGGATTTTATTGGTACTAAAAGTTTTTCTTTTGATTCTGATTTTGATGTACGCAAATTTGTAAAAGATATTCGTTCTGCAAATGTTGATGCATTTATGACGCGGCTTCAGTCAATTATTGCAAGTTTGCCATATCCGACTGACGCAAAAAATCAGACTCTAGAAATGCTGAAATATAATTTCCAGGTTGCGGTTTATCTGACATTTACGCTTATGGGACAGTTTACCCAATGCGAAGTTCATTCAATAAAGGGAAGGGCTGACTCTGTGGTAGAAACTCAGGATGCAGTTTATATTTTTGAATTCAAAACCAATGATTCTGCAGAGAATGCCCTTGCTCAAATTGACGAACTTGGTTATGCAGATAAGTACAGTACATGCGGTAAACGCATTGTAAAAATCGGTGCGGAATTTAATTCCGAAGAAAGAAAACTTGTTAAATGGGTGAGGAACTAA